The region CATAGAGCTGAATGAAAAGGTAGTACACGTCCCGTGTCATGTAATCAGTGGGGGCCGCAGTGGTTGTACTTCTGCTGTTTAGACAATTATTACTTATCCTGTTATCCTGCTATTCAAAGCTTCAATATTCTCAGTACCTCGAATTGTGCTCCTGCGTTGCAGTTTGTAGGTCTCCTTGTCCTGACAAAGGCGACGGATAAAGACACCCAGTTGGTCCACATTATCAATGCGATCGGTCACTACCATCTGCTCATGAATTAAATAAGACTGAGGAAGGTATGTTCCAGCCTGTGCAAAAAGAGGTGATAAAGGAACAGATTCAAAATATAGTTTATTAACCATAATGAAACCATTTGCATTTGGCTTGCATAGATATCTACCCCAGACTTTCAGGTTTTATTTAATTAGGTCTATTAGTTAGATGGACATTTAAGATTGTCTaacctaaggccccgttcccactgagcaaaggtagcggaattccgcgacggaattgtccgccgcggaatgcagttagcctcccgctcataatgggagtctatggaggcgcgcgctgctgccctgtccgcgctgaagaatgaacatgttcattcttcagcgcgtacagagcaggagcgcgagcctcccatagactccctttatgagcgggaggctaacggcattccgcggcggacaattccgtcgctgaattccgctacctttgctcagtgggaacggggccttagggtatgtgcacattacagAATTCTCACAGATAACATCCCACAGATTCCGCCACTCACCCCAGCCTGACTCTCTGCTCatcctatagactccattctatgctcaggcaaatTCCGCAGtctgcccaaaaaattgacatgtcaattctttgggagtatggcggaatctgcctgagcatagaatagagtctatatGATGAGCAGAGAGTCAGGCTAGGGTGAGCGGCGGAATCTGTGGCATGTtagttagaatgaaggggcagacgcaCACCACAGCACGCacactctgcctcttcatctctgtctcactgctaaagtagcagacGACTGAATTGCTACTTTAACAGTGAGACGGAAACAGTCAGGATTCTCAGCACCAGGCCCCcgaccaatacaaacctctgacaagtagctatgacatgtcagaagtttgtttgaatgataggtaccctttaatgtgaataaatgtaaggttatgcatttaaGCCGtacaaataataagtacagttatgtgctaaataataaaacactgggtaaaacggcttctgaaaaggacctgggggtattggtggacagtaaactcaactttagttatcagtgccaggcagcagctgccaaggctagtaaaataatgggatgcatcaagagGCATGGATGCtacagatgagaacatagttttgcctctttataaatcactggtcagaccacatatgaaatactgtgtacagtatTGGGCACCGGTatgtaagaaggacacagctgaactggagcaggtgcagaggggggcaacaaaggtcattaagggaatgggtgggttacagaaccaagacaggttatcacgcttggggttatttagtttagaagaaaagaaaaaaaaaacatcttagtGGCGAttagatcacaatgtacaaatatatgaatggacagtacaggcATCTttctagtgtgtttttttttttttttttttaaacctaggcctgtaaccgtgacaagggggcatcctctacgcctaaaggaaagaaggtttcaccatcagcacacacacatggattctttactgttagagcagtgagactatggaacaatGAGTACAATGTGCAAGATAGTATGTATTTGCATCTTATTGAGGGCCAAAAATGAGCACTGACCTTGGTCACCTTCACAAGCACGATCAGTCGTATGGCCCCTCCTTTCCTGCTCTTAGCCGCCATCTGCACGTCCCCTATCACAGCCAGTgcgttattttttttatcaggttGGAACGGGCTAACCAGTCAATAAATGAGccatatcaccctgtgtaatgggGCCCGAAGTTTTCACCTATCCACAGGTGACTGGTACTGATCACAAGAAGGGGACATGACTGTCCACGGACTGAACAGAATGCACTGTAAGTGGCAACCGCTCTATTCATTGGCTATGGGGCTGCAAAACATACAGAGTTTGATAGCCccagagagaatgaatggagcactggcaCTGCATGCATGGTGCAATCCTCTCTTTACATAGGCAATTAAGTCTGGTTTTCAAGATTGGTAGGGGTCATAGCTATCGGACACCCACCAATTAGCCCGCTATCCCCTATATCagcacttctcaaactttttctactggagcctcacccaacagaccaaggcaatgcctgggcctcaccagactgaccaagagggagcCTGGGCCTCActttctgtggtgaaagtccatttaaaagctggaaataatgctagtgctgcctttcactcatctcccaagtTCTCTATACTattaaagcaagtacaaaataagttaataatgttgctaaaattgagatttttgcaaacagcaaaggactgtgcagatcatagtaacttgtgtgaaaactggctccttagctgggcctcaccaacaactaggaggcgcctcactggtgaggcccgcctcacagtttgagaagcactgccctagccACTGGAGGATAGGGGATAATTTAAGGAGATGGAGTACCATTTTAATCTTCACCTAAATGCAGTAGTGCACTTTATGCATAGAATCCATTTTTCCATGACAAGTAGCTAAAGGTAATGTCGCAATGTATGAATATGTATTTGCTTGTTAGTACTGCTTGTCATAGACCAGGATTACATTGGGGTTGGGTTTCCATTGCATTTTTTAAGTAAAGTTTAGTCTATACAGTAAAAAGGAAACCTGACAGTCAATGAAATCCACTTCAAAGAACCCACAATGCCAGGTGAAAAGATACCAACATAATCCTATACATCTGTGTTAATATGTTATGTGTAGAAGCATATTTTCCATACTAATGGACATACAGACAGTAGACACTGCTGTCAAATAGCTGAAATTTCCTTTGAATTATTTGTGTTATTACCTTAATGTTGATAAGAAGCTCCAAGAAATTCCTTGGCGGCATAACGACTGAGGTGTTCAGTGGGATAACGTAGCATTTATTCAGGCTGagatcaaggtaggcagtgagtTTCTGAGGAGATAGAGAGGTCGCAAAcagatattaataaaaaaaatggtgaatcAAGTAATTTTTCTGAAGCATTACTACAAAGATAGTCACACAACTCCAATGGCTTATAGATAAAACACTAGATCAGCAAACAGCTACTATCCCAACTGACCCATATAAATGCACACTCCATCTGGGAGAGAGAAGAAAACTGCTGTCAGAGACCTCTGCAGCTCGTCTCCAAGGAGAACAAAAGGGTTCAgtgtagaaatgagcaaatctcgagcatgctcgagtccatccgaaccagagcattcagcattcgattagcgggggctgctgaagttggataaagccctaaggctatgtagaaaacatggatatagtcattggctgtatccatgttttccagacaaccttagagctttatccaacttcagcagtcaccgctaatcaaatggcgaacaatcgggtttggatggactcgagcatgctcgatgttcgctcatctctagttgagtgTTTTCTATCATCATGTGTCAGGAGAGAGTCTGGACGCCCTAATACATATCAGATAATCAGTCAGTTctgctaactttttttttttttttttttttataaacacgtGCATGGAGGCCTATACTGACAGTGgtgatacgttttttttttttttttttttgcgtgacTCAAAAGTACACCTGACTACAGTGGACTACATTTGGTCCATAAAAGTGGAAGCACTGGCAGTACGCTGCAGTATATGTTAACCTCCCTGACGTATCCACTAAACTTGGGGAAAATTCACTTGCTCAGATAAATGTATACGACTGACAGGTCAAATCAAAAGTAACAAACTCCAATAGATTGGTCAACAAGTATACCTTACCCTGTGAAAGTCATGAACAATGTCAGCAGGATCGCTGTCAGCAAACTCAGGGACTGGAACATTGATCAGCTCAACCTCCTCTTCTTCCAAGATCTGAATCCTCTCTTTAAAGGAGTGATAGCGGACACGATTTTCTGCATAAGGCTCAGCCAGGGACATGTCATCCTCAGTGTATCGAATTCCACAGAAGTATACACCACGCTACAAGAGAAATAGGAGAAAGGACATCAATAGGCATACACAACTAGAACATTATAACCATACTACAGAAGACTTCTAATATTCAAACCATCAATGTAACacattttaggggggaaaaaaaagttataaaaagaaACCTTCATATTACTCATTCATAAACCTGTTacatgtgtatacacacacacatatataaaatgtatcCACTAGACAAATCAACTCCAACAACCAGGTCTTATGGGTCTGCTGTGGTGTCCAATGTATGGAGCTTATGTTTTGCTGAAACAGAAAACAACCGAACCACTGGAAGCATAAAGGTCAGGGTTTCCTCTTCTATCCCTTGGTTGAGCTTGATGGTCaagtcttagggtggtattacacgaagcgattatcgttcgaataatcgttcaatcggtcgtatttgaacgattatctttaagtgtaatagtagacaacgattaaacgacgaacgattggtcgttggtcgtttaataggttttggatctatttttatcgtttgtcttttacacatcgttcgcacatcgttcgtttgaataagatgtcgttagccgttccctgttcattcgcaaattgaaaggggagtgttcttgaactttgttgctccaattcaaccgataatctttccgtgtagtaaaacgaacgattattaggcaaccgctattgcgatcgttggagatcgtttatcgttaattgaaaaaaatcgcttcgtgtaataccacccttagggtccatttacacagaaagattatctgacaaattatctgccaaagatttgaagccaaacctgggattggatttgaaaagaggaaaaatctcaggctttcctttatgacctgatctctgtttattgtctgtttctggctttggctttaaatctttggcagataatctgtcagatggaCCCTTATTTTTCTTAACTCCATTAACTACAGTATCTAGCTATGTGCTATAAGGAAGCGTCCCAGCTGTCACCACTGGACAAAGGTCTGCCATGACTGCGGAGACAAAGGTGtaactaaagggccttttacatggaccgatTATCAGTCTcatcctgtgtaaaagtgacattgAGAAGTAGGAAACCGCCCAATCGACTGATCAAATCTTTAGggcaggctttaaaatttattgctattggatgcacatctccctgtgtaaactgaAGATGTGTGGTtaatagcaaagggaaactgacagcacagatatgtatatatgtgtgctgtcaatttccagatcacacatgcagggcatacttacctagtgcactgctgtgtgatccggtaTCCTGATCTCCATCTCTACCATCCTGCTCAATGGCTACCAGCAGTATCTTCAGGCTAGAGAGCAGGATGGGAGAGACagcaggatgctggatcacacagcagcgcactaggtaagtatgaacTTCATATGTGACTTGGAAACTGGCATCATACCCATGCTGTCTGTTTCCATGGCTGCAGACCAGCTGCTCGATTATTGTGCCGTGTAAAAggcactgcaaaaaaaaagagtACCAATCTCGTTGATCAGAGCTCATTCTTATCATAGCAGGGCCCCATGTTGGCATCTAGTCCTGGCCCAGTAAcatgttattttgttttcacttttccttttttaatatttaaaatccAAAAAATGAGAAGGCCGATGGGACAAAAAACCAAAACCGAACCATGACTTTCATAATTTCCTGTTTCGTTTTTCATGTGAAACAGCACCTCAGTCATACACATAAGGAGGAAACAGCTGCAGACAAACAGGGAGTAAATCAGGTAAAACAAACTCCGCTGTACAGGAATAATAGCCGGCTAAAACAATGATCACTTCTAGGAAATACCCACAAACACTTTCCCAGAAAACACATCattgttttctctttttgctCCTGTGTGAAATTTTCTTTTTGAAAAGTCAGGGAAAATCACAGGGAGCTAGATGGTGAAGACAAGCCGCTAAAAATACTGCTGAGTCAATTCTCACATAGGTGGGGTTTGTAAGCATAGATATTATTAGCTATATAGAGGGTAGACCCCCCTAAACCAGTCAGGTACCACCTGTGATGTCTTCAGATAAGCCTTCACATCTCATACATACAAAACAGCAGGGATTTACTCTGCATACTCAGGATCCAGCAAATTGTCCCTTTTGGCTCTGAATTTTACAGTCCTTGCCGAGATCAGGTGGTTATGTGGTGGAAGTCTGGTGTTCCAAGAGGAAGCGTGTCCTCTCTAAGCCCCCACAACCTCACATGTAAGTAATCCGAATGTTCAAGGACAGAACGCTGGGACAGAAGCCTGCATACTAGTCTGCCCAGGCTACTGGATATAAACCCTATTTGTAATGTAGAAACAGAACAGATTTTCTTGTTTTTGCCAAAATTTTAAATAAACATGCAGATACTATTCGTTTCAACACAGTATACAAGGGATGTAAAGTCTACATAGCCTAAAATGCCAGGTTTTTGttatgttaaaagaaaaaaaaaaaacctcaaaatcAGATCAAGACTACTTTAGAAGTgctttagcaagtgctggggatgggggaggataaaataaataaaggtcctattacacaaagagaatgtcggccatattcagccgataccgaccattacggccgataattgcttagtgtaatatgGCAaaatggctgatcattgtcttttaacatgttatatatattatatataatattaattatattaagatattatatataacatattatgCCTTCTCTCAGCGTAATAGGAGTGGCagtagcagaccaccgctatcttctatgggctgcccggatgatctagcgatcacccgggtgtGATATGTTTCCCCTGTGTCTTTCACACTTGGCACTTTATAAATGTATTACCTGTGGATACATGTTTTTAAATGGGTAGTGCCAGAAaaatgctagagatttgtaatttacttctgttaaaaaaaatctcaagttcagtacttatcagctgcaggaagcggtgtattctttacagtctgacacagtgctctctgctgccacctctgtccatgtcaggaactgtccagatgagTAGAAAATCCcctcagaaaacctctcctgctctccagactggaaagaataccacttcctgcaggacatacagcaactgataagcagctggaagacttgagattttttttaatataaagtaaattacaattctctggcaccagttgattttaaagaatttttgtgatctacccctttaatggtcaatGAATACAGCAAAGTTTAAGACTGACTTGCTGAGTCAATGCTTCTTTCCCAGGATTTGTTTAAAGTCTATAACTGGAGATACAGAGATCTGCATAGAAGCTGTAGACAGTAGGATATGCACAAACTGCACACAGTCTGTACACCTGAGATATGTAGGATATTTCTTTAGGAAAATTATGCTAAAACGTTTCTGCCCACCGACCAGTGAGCTTATAGTGTGTTCTCTGGTCAAATGATATAAGAGCCGTGCCGAATGTGTCCAAGGTACGTAAGCGACTGTAAGGAAATAAATAATTCATATTCTGTCTCTACTAAGGCATGGGCAATGACTGGGCATACTGCCATCAGGACCCCTAGGAATAGCTGTGGCTTCTAAGTCACCTGCCTATGTCACTTGTTCTTAAAATCACAATCTTAAGTCTCCATAATAACGTAGCAGATGGTGTGGCTATAGATTACAGAGAAGTAGAGTCACAGTAAATAAGTAGCCATTAATATATAGAGGACCAAGATGATAATGTTCTGCTATAGCAGCAAAAGAATTAAGATTGGGAACGTCACAAGTAGTACGTAGTACGTCAATTATTCGGACaatacctaaaggggtattctcatttcagctaatatagttatacttgtagtaATCACCAAGGTCAATATTTTTGCAactacattaatttagcaaactcgtctccttctcctgatatcagggctgtggagtcgaaaAGAATGTACAGACACCAGCATTTCAGAAAATCTTTCCGaattttataattgagttttcatatgaaATTTaaaaatgttcctcattaatatagtttatgttctatcaaaagaccttatttattaaaacaagaaaaacacttcctcccatacatttagtttcctccatatatgagaaataaagcactggccctattagatggggatggtggtcggggaaaagttggtcactatttggcagtttgtttctgagctggaagagtccattgtgtgggggggggagatctgtgctgttctcttcctggatgctggatgactgtataggagcagcagtgtaatacgaAGATATCCTGTgtcatatagaggaggaggagaagacataagtagtgtagcagtaacctctgtcctcagtgtggtgctttctctctgggagaagattgtgtgcttttttgtgtgctatggccgcagcaggctgtgtgtgtgcgcatccTATGGCTGGAGCACGCTGCATGTGTGTTAGAGAGAGGTAGAAATGAAAGGGGTATTATGGgccagtgaaaaatccagggggtggtgggatcttaatgaagaagtcctatttacctgtccccgtgcccccacagtgcacgTCACATCCCATGGTCCTCCACCGGGCTCCCGATCATATAATGTCACAGCCCCACCCAGTAATAcccactcagccaaacagtgactgaggcaggacaaagctgtagtcactgactggctgagagggtaGTTCCTGTGGAGCCGTGATGATTCATGAGTTCGGACACTGACAGAAAGCTCATAAATGTGGGCCTATATCTGACCTCTAAATctcaggtatctggcattgttagcagtttttctttgtgtCTGGTGAATATTCAGTTACAAACGTAGATTGTCGGCAGGAAAAAGACCACCGACTCCGTCTAGTCTTGAGttcttcaggacatggtggctggtgACTAGCTGCATCCgctgcgcgcacacacacacacacaaaaagctgCTTTattcagaagtcaccccaggatcatgtaggacattacactaaagctgctgagccagttctacttaacaccagtgtgataaataactctggTCTGATTGGCCATTTATAAAAggggctggagtcggagtcgtgtaCTGATAAAGTTCAGGAGTCTGAGCtacagcttaccgactccacagccctgcctgatatgctgctcttttcctcccgtTGTTAACACCTTATTGTCTATCTTACCAACCACCACTTAACAATGGAAAGAGCAGCAGTGTTATAGCCGTCATGCCTCAAGATGTGCACACATTTACTAATTCACAAAAGTGCAATCTAAAATGCTCCTACTAATGCTTTTGGGAGGCACTTGTGCACATTAATCCAGGTTCCTGTCCTGCTGAAGCAGTCTTCCTACCTCTTTACAATCCTTATACCGTACAAAACAGGAATTGTCTGATTAGACCAGACCTAGTGGTTAGAATAAAGATGGTAAGATTTCCGGATTTTATAATACAGTaacatggaaaattaaaaaaaaaaaaaaaactattcctaaataataataaaaaaaaaattatatataatttattaaaaacttattgacacattccttttaaacCATTAAGGCAACATTGGCCAAAAACGAAAGTAAACATACATATGTACAAGACTTAGCAAGTGAGTATAGAGTGTATAGCATGATCATACAGTTAGTGGGCAGTTCTCAGGAAGCTTAGGATGTCTTGTACACAGAGGCACCTactactaagtgtgcacatacctctTCAAGCTCGCTCAGTTTCTGTGCTGATGCTGTAAGGTGCTGTGTGAAAGGGGATAAGGTATTTTACAACACAGACACCAGCGTCTAAAATATGTACATAAATCATAGTATACCTACACAATGACATGAATGTTGTGTTCTGTGGCGCACTGTGGGTATGTAGTTCTCTTCTGACTTTtatattaaaagagaagtccgggaaaatagctgaggaggagggaggtaaaaaaacaaaaaaaacaaaacaaaacaaaacaacaacaacatgctcttacctctccCGCTCCAACACTGGTGGCTGGTTACCGACACTCAGGTCCCGGACGCTTCCTGTTCTAAGTGGGGATCAGGGTtgtgacgtgtgtgtgtgtggtccgcTAAGCCAGTGCCGCTGACTGCCGaggaccagagcaggagaggtaagagcatgttatttcttttatcctccccctccccagcacttgttgggaaaaaaaaacccaaaaaaacgattaacccagacttctcctttaagttcaatGTGATCATGGGTTGTGGGTAGAGAGAAAGAATCGAAATAAGGGAGATAGAACGTTCATGATTGCATGCTCAAATCAACTAAGAACGCATGctttttttaaataggaaaaaTCAGGTAACCtcttgatggaaaaaaaaaaaatttaactaaaAGCAGAACTCATCAAGCCTGATCCTTATTTTTTCCTGTATGAGCGACTGTCTCCATGCACATCAGGTCATCAGCTTTCCCTAATGAAGTCCTTAATGTGTATGGACAGATTCACTGCATAAGCTTTAGTTCAGTTTACAGTTAAGAAGGTTTTGACTGGTGGTGGTGTGCGTGTTCAAACCCCCCAGCAATAATTTGATGTTTGagctgtgtgcttcactccctggcttacTGCAGGAGATCAGCTCCATTCACCCacactgattaaaactttttatgtgtcatttttttttaagggacagtGCCCACCTAAGCCCCAAATACATTGGATCTTGAGCATTACAGTGTATTTACTTCTTACATACAAAGTGTTTCTGTGGAATTACAGCCATAGTGTGCTGTTTGAAAAAATTACCTGTGAAACAAAGTATCTGTAAAGGTACGCTCCACCCAACACAATGCCAGCCAGCATAAAGGCCAGTCCAAAGCACATGCACCAGCACCAGGCCCGTCTCTGTCCGAGTGGCACCACTTCTTCCACCTCCTGCAATGGAAAGAGACACATGTCATTTCTCAGGGACTATTAAA is a window of Dendropsophus ebraccatus isolate aDenEbr1 chromosome 5, aDenEbr1.pat, whole genome shotgun sequence DNA encoding:
- the ITM2B gene encoding integral membrane protein 2B isoform X2 → MVKLAFNSSLAQKDAKKEDENSEVLIIPESKEVEEVVPLGQRRAWCWCMCFGLAFMLAGIVLGGAYLYRYFVSQRGVYFCGIRYTEDDMSLAEPYAENRVRYHSFKERIQILEEEEVELINVPVPEFADSDPADIVHDFHRKLTAYLDLSLNKCYVIPLNTSVVMPPRNFLELLINIKAGTYLPQSYLIHEQMVVTDRIDNVDQLGVFIRRLCQDKETYKLQRRSTIRGKQKREAEKCTKIIHFENMFATETEICHL
- the ITM2B gene encoding integral membrane protein 2B isoform X1; the protein is MVKLAFNSSLAQKDAKKEDENSEVLIIPESKEVEEVVPLGQRRAWCWCMCFGLAFMLAGIVLGGAYLYRYFVSQHLTASAQKLSELEERGVYFCGIRYTEDDMSLAEPYAENRVRYHSFKERIQILEEEEVELINVPVPEFADSDPADIVHDFHRKLTAYLDLSLNKCYVIPLNTSVVMPPRNFLELLINIKAGTYLPQSYLIHEQMVVTDRIDNVDQLGVFIRRLCQDKETYKLQRRSTIRGKQKREAEKCTKIIHFENMFATETEICHL